aatattttttacaaccaAACAATGGTGTAATTGAATTTACGAATATTCTGTCGTAAAGGTCAATCATGGACAAGAAGGCGCGACGATGTCCGTACTGTGAGAAGGTCTACGTCTCAATGCCCGCCTTCAGCATGCATGTGCGCACACACAACCAGGGTTGCGAATGTCAGTACTGTGGTAAATGCTTCTCACGCCCGTGGCTGTTGCAAGGTCACATACGGACGCATACCGGTAAGTCTTGTAGATACCTTAATGTTTAGAAACCACTGTCTAATAATCATCTACGTGCTCTCTTCAATCAATTAGGTGAGAAACCCTTCAAGTGCAGTGTTTGCAACAAAGCTTTCGCGGATAAATCCAATCTGCGCGCTCACATACAAACCCATTCGAATACGAAGCCACATACCTGCGCTCGTTGTGGCAAGGCGTTTGCTTTAAAGTCCTATCTGTACAAACACGAGGAGTCTTCGTGTATGAAAAACCATCAACGTAACGGCGAACGCAGTGAAGCGCGCCCAATTAGAAATGCAGCAAATACGACGAACGCCCCTACCGTTAAAAGCCTGAACACGCACTCGTTGACGGACTCTGCTAAGTCAACGTTAGCCACAAAACTATTGCAGAAGGAGAAAGATCGACGTCAAGCCGGCACACTCATCTATGGTGAAATTCTGCCCGAAACCAACCACAAGCCGCTTGAAATCACCACCATTTTGACGCTAACCGACAACAACTGCACGATGAAGACGAATGTGGAAAAGTCATATACAATGCTCACAAGCCCCATGTCTCAGGAAGAGTATGAGCGTTTTAAGCGCATAAGCGTCATACAGACGGCAACACCAGGTGATATTGTCTACCGCGACCACGCAGTCGGACCCATTAGCATTGCTAATGCGGCAACGCACATCCCCTTACAATATTGTAATGCGGGCAATGAGCCACCACAACAGGTACAAGATCAACCGGTTGACTTTTcgccaaaaaataattttacacatTCGACAAAGACCAGCCCTTTTGAGTTGACCGGCAATTATGCAATCTTGGCTTAGTGAAGGGGACTTATGTAAACGTTGAAAATAGTTCAAAAAGACAAtgacaaatttgaaaaagttagaCTGTTGGTATGTATGAAAGCTCTGGAGCTCCACTATGGATGTTGGCGGATTCAGAGGTTAAAAT
This genomic stretch from Bactrocera dorsalis isolate Fly_Bdor chromosome 5, ASM2337382v1, whole genome shotgun sequence harbors:
- the LOC105234005 gene encoding zinc finger protein 813, whose protein sequence is MTKEQATAIPEELYNLTQLAEVTLAAGRLSTTNITEIKDYIKRHKALEYLADETTAPKPAYVPPISEPSSVIAKPVTSVNNDYANSLWHTNQEFSAKNQRYDNTEFPNNQDDAHHSCNSSLTVPRTTFYSSSDDDSNYYSHKVFDRKKLRRSTISDHSRYDEHSCSSLPSCSSDEHFMGSSSNSSNSEGSKLSDGAEGSAHSVNLLDDEHICPECGKKYSTSSNLARHRQTHRSIMDKKARRCPYCEKVYVSMPAFSMHVRTHNQGCECQYCGKCFSRPWLLQGHIRTHTGEKPFKCSVCNKAFADKSNLRAHIQTHSNTKPHTCARCGKAFALKSYLYKHEESSCMKNHQRNGERSEARPIRNAANTTNAPTVKSLNTHSLTDSAKSTLATKLLQKEKDRRQAGTLIYGEILPETNHKPLEITTILTLTDNNCTMKTNVEKSYTMLTSPMSQEEYERFKRISVIQTATPGDIVYRDHAVGPISIANAATHIPLQYCNAGNEPPQQVQDQPVDFSPKNNFTHSTKTSPFELTGNYAILA